One genomic window of Anaeromyxobacter diazotrophicus includes the following:
- a CDS encoding polyhydroxyalkanoate synthesis regulator DNA-binding domain-containing protein has protein sequence MTEEQTPGAEPSASDASREPKIIKRYTNRKLYDTVESRYVTLDEIAQMVKAGTEVKVLDNRTKEDLTSVTLAQIIFEEEKKTSKMSLRTLKDLIRHGGERAAQIVEDTQAELRGRVEAVRQAAEQRVQTLLKSGQQTTDRAKEMVAASQEAVTQFQRRVDDRVRTAVEGMGSVGDVRRELTALSDRIAELEKKLDQLK, from the coding sequence ATGACCGAAGAGCAGACCCCGGGCGCGGAACCCTCAGCCTCCGACGCCTCGCGCGAACCGAAGATCATCAAGCGCTACACCAACCGGAAGCTCTACGACACCGTGGAGTCGCGCTACGTCACGCTCGACGAGATCGCGCAGATGGTGAAGGCGGGCACCGAGGTGAAGGTGCTCGACAACCGCACCAAGGAAGACCTCACCAGCGTCACGCTGGCCCAGATCATCTTCGAGGAGGAGAAGAAGACCTCCAAGATGAGCCTGCGCACGCTCAAGGACCTCATCCGCCACGGCGGCGAGCGCGCGGCGCAGATCGTCGAGGACACGCAGGCGGAGCTGCGGGGGCGGGTCGAGGCGGTGCGCCAGGCGGCCGAGCAGCGCGTGCAGACCCTGCTCAAGTCCGGCCAGCAGACGACCGACCGCGCCAAGGAGATGGTGGCCGCCTCCCAGGAGGCCGTCACGCAGTTCCAGCGGCGCGTCGACGACCGCGTCCGCACCGCGGTGGAGGGGATGGGCTCGGTGGGCGACGTCCGCCGCGAGCTCACCGCGCTCTCCGACCGCATCGCCGAGCTGGAGAAGAAGCTGGATCAGCTCAAGTAG
- a CDS encoding ArsA family ATPase, giving the protein MPGLALLDRRLLVVTGKGGVGKSTIATALALLAARRGRRVLVCEVNAQERVAPLLGAPPAGFETRQALPNLFTANVTPAEAMREYGLMTLRFKTLYDAVFENRVVRYFLRAVPSLSELVMLGKVLHEVRTEEHGRPRWDLVVLDAPATGHAVQLLRVPGALLETVPPGPLRRDAEWMHALLVDPRKTSLQIVTLPEEMPVNEAIELEAAVRTVLGVARGALFVNAMPEARFTPGETSVLSDLVAAAPPLGPAAAAARLQALRAEQAGRYLARARAAIDLPAVLVPLLARERWDLGAVEAVAAALEPALAGASPPPAGRR; this is encoded by the coding sequence GTGCCAGGGCTCGCCCTCCTCGACCGCCGCCTGCTCGTCGTCACGGGCAAAGGCGGGGTCGGCAAGTCGACGATCGCGACGGCCCTGGCGCTCCTCGCCGCCCGGCGCGGCCGCCGCGTGCTGGTCTGCGAGGTCAACGCGCAGGAGCGCGTGGCGCCGCTGCTCGGCGCGCCCCCGGCCGGCTTCGAGACGCGCCAGGCGCTCCCGAACCTGTTCACGGCCAACGTGACGCCGGCCGAGGCCATGCGCGAGTACGGCCTCATGACCCTGCGCTTCAAGACCCTCTACGACGCGGTCTTCGAGAACCGGGTGGTGCGCTACTTCCTGCGCGCCGTCCCGTCGCTCTCCGAGCTCGTCATGCTGGGCAAGGTGCTGCACGAGGTCCGGACCGAGGAGCACGGCCGGCCGCGCTGGGACCTGGTCGTGCTCGACGCCCCCGCCACCGGGCACGCGGTGCAGCTCCTCCGCGTCCCCGGCGCGCTCCTCGAGACGGTGCCCCCCGGGCCGCTCCGCCGCGACGCCGAGTGGATGCACGCCCTGCTCGTCGATCCCCGCAAGACCTCCCTGCAGATCGTGACCTTGCCGGAGGAGATGCCGGTCAACGAGGCCATCGAGCTCGAGGCGGCGGTGCGGACCGTCCTCGGCGTCGCGCGCGGGGCGCTGTTCGTGAACGCCATGCCGGAGGCGCGCTTCACGCCCGGCGAGACCTCCGTCCTCTCGGACCTGGTGGCGGCCGCGCCGCCGCTCGGCCCCGCCGCGGCGGCCGCGCGCCTGCAGGCGCTCCGCGCCGAGCAGGCCGGCCGCTACCTGGCGCGCGCCCGGGCCGCGATCGACCTCCCGGCCGTGCTCGTGCCGCTGCTCGCCCGCGAGCGGTGGGACCTGGGCGCGGTCGAGGCGGTGGCCGCCGCCCTCGAGCCGGCGCTGGCCGGGGCCTCCCCGCCACCCGCCGGGAGGCGCTAG
- a CDS encoding phasin family protein: MILDELLRNPAVKRAMSAGEERVGKLVTQLLASERVMHGVQSVFASALTAKSTFDRGVRTALGAVSLPTTEEVEELRRKLGELEAMLDGIAAKVDRPAGKPGGGSHDPA, encoded by the coding sequence ATGATCCTCGACGAGCTGCTCAGGAACCCGGCGGTGAAGCGCGCCATGTCGGCGGGCGAGGAGCGCGTCGGAAAGCTGGTCACCCAGCTGCTCGCGAGCGAGCGCGTCATGCACGGGGTGCAGTCGGTGTTCGCCTCCGCGCTGACCGCCAAGTCCACCTTCGACCGGGGCGTCCGCACCGCGCTCGGGGCGGTGAGCCTGCCCACCACCGAGGAGGTGGAGGAGCTGCGCCGCAAGCTGGGCGAGCTCGAGGCGATGCTCGACGGGATCGCCGCCAAGGTGGACCGCCCGGCCGGCAAGCCGGGCGGCGGCTCGCACGACCCCGCCTGA
- a CDS encoding ParA family protein: MRRIAFINEKGGTCKTTLCVNLGAWLATRRGQRVLLADLDTQGHAGKSLGVDVRTISPTVKELLLGTAPLDAVVRASAVPGLDLLPANKSLADFPLEVASRADRSARLREVIDALPAGRWDVVLFDAPPSVSLVTDNVLRAATEVVLPVALTYLALDGCAEIMDSLARLRAERGEAPALALVVPALYRKTQLADEILEKLRERFPRELARTVLGWSVKVDEAQSRGLTVFEHAPGSSGAQALAALADELLERAPAAAGRVAEG, from the coding sequence ATGCGCCGCATCGCCTTCATCAACGAGAAGGGCGGCACCTGCAAGACGACGCTGTGCGTGAACCTGGGGGCGTGGCTCGCCACCCGGCGGGGGCAGCGCGTGCTGCTCGCCGACCTCGACACGCAGGGGCACGCCGGCAAGTCGCTGGGCGTGGACGTGCGCACGATCTCGCCCACGGTGAAGGAGCTCCTGCTCGGCACCGCCCCGCTCGACGCGGTGGTGCGCGCGTCGGCGGTGCCGGGGCTCGATCTCTTGCCCGCCAACAAGAGCCTGGCCGACTTCCCGCTCGAGGTGGCGAGCCGCGCCGATCGGAGCGCCCGGCTGCGCGAGGTGATCGACGCGCTGCCGGCGGGGCGCTGGGACGTGGTGCTGTTCGACGCCCCGCCCTCGGTGTCGCTCGTCACCGACAACGTGCTGCGGGCCGCCACCGAGGTCGTGCTGCCCGTCGCGCTCACCTACCTCGCGCTCGACGGCTGCGCCGAGATCATGGACAGCCTCGCCCGCCTCCGGGCCGAGCGCGGGGAGGCGCCGGCGCTCGCGCTCGTCGTCCCGGCGCTCTACCGCAAGACGCAGCTCGCGGACGAGATCCTGGAGAAGCTCCGGGAGCGCTTCCCGCGCGAGCTGGCGCGGACCGTCCTCGGCTGGTCGGTGAAGGTGGACGAGGCCCAGAGCCGCGGGCTGACCGTCTTCGAGCACGCCCCCGGCTCGAGCGGCGCACAGGCGCTGGCCGCGCTCGCCGACGAGCTCCTGGAGCGCGCGCCGGCGGCGGCGGGGCGGGTGGCGGAGGGGTGA